CTCTGTCACTTACTGGCCGTCATTGGTTTCGCTGTCCTGACCGCCTTCCTGATCCCCTCCCTGTTCGTTCTGCCCCGCCTGTTCCTGGTGCAGCACCCGGCCGTTCCCGGCGTCCACCTTCACCTCGGTCTGGCCGATCACGACCGCATAGACCAGACTGCCGTTCTCGTTTTCGAGCTTGACGCTGCTGACGGTGCCGGGCAGGGCGGCCTGGGCCGCCGCAGCGGCCTGCTGGGGCGTGATGCGGGCAAGGCCGCGGAGCTGGGCTTCTTCCTGGGCCTCTGGCAGTTCCGTCCCCTGCTGCTCGGCGGGGAGTTGGATGCTGCCCTGGTAGGCCGGGGTCTGGTCGTCCTGCGTTTCCGTGTCGTTGTCCCCCGTGTTCTGGCCCTGCGCCGTGCGGGTCTGGGCCGCGCCGCTCTGTGCCGGGGTGGTCTGGGCGAAAGCGTATCCGACCAGCGGAACGCCGACGGCGGCGGTGGTGGCGAGGGCGAGCAGGATGGTGCGCGTATTCTTGTTCATCAGTGATTCTCCTTGGCGGGGGTGAGGCCCTGTGCTTCACCTACCGCCAGGATGCCTGCACACGGTATAGGGGCGGTATAAACCCCGTCCAGCACGGGTAAAGTCGGATTTAACCGATCTGGTGCGGTGGGTGCAGACCGGATCAGCCCACTTCCCCTGTAAGAGAGGACGGACGGCCAGGGGGTATACCCGAATTCAACCTGCCCGAACTACGTTGAGTCATGCGCCGAATCCTCCTGCTGTCTGCCGCGATGTTGCTGTCCACAGCCGCCGCCCAGCCTCCCGCGCCGGTCCCGCCCGTCACGCCACCCGGACAGGTGCAGCCGCTGGCCCCCGGCACGCGCGCCGCCCCGACCCTCCCCACCCTGACCCTCACCCCGGCCATTCCCGGGGTCCGGAAGGTGGAGGTGCTGGGCAACGGCTTTATCGAGGTGGCGCACGCGCTGGTGCTGCTTCCGGCGGGGGAAGTCTCCCCGCAGCGTGCCCTGGCG
The window above is part of the Deinococcus metallilatus genome. Proteins encoded here:
- a CDS encoding PepSY domain-containing protein, producing the protein MNKNTRTILLALATTAAVGVPLVGYAFAQTTPAQSGAAQTRTAQGQNTGDNDTETQDDQTPAYQGSIQLPAEQQGTELPEAQEEAQLRGLARITPQQAAAAAQAALPGTVSSVKLENENGSLVYAVVIGQTEVKVDAGNGRVLHQEQAGQNEQGGDQEGGQDSETNDGQ